From the genome of Bacteroides sp. MSB163, one region includes:
- a CDS encoding manganese efflux pump MntP family protein: MTGLEIWLLAVGLAMDCFAISIASGILLKRTLWRPMLTMAFFFGLFQAIMPLLGWIGGSTFSHLIESLDHWIAFVILAFLGGRMFRESFKDEDCKKEYDPKSLKVVLALAIATSIDALAIGVSFAFLGMRDFSEILAPISIIGFVSFIMSLIGLLFGIRFGCGIARKLRAELWGGIILIIIGTKILIEHLLFS, encoded by the coding sequence ATGACCGGATTAGAGATTTGGCTTCTTGCCGTGGGACTCGCGATGGACTGTTTCGCAATTTCCATAGCCAGTGGTATTCTTCTGAAACGTACGCTATGGCGGCCCATGCTGACCATGGCTTTTTTCTTTGGATTATTCCAAGCTATCATGCCACTCCTTGGGTGGATAGGTGGCAGCACGTTCAGCCACCTGATAGAAAGTCTGGATCATTGGATTGCGTTCGTCATCCTTGCTTTCCTGGGCGGACGCATGTTCAGAGAGTCTTTCAAAGATGAGGATTGCAAAAAAGAGTATGACCCGAAAAGTCTGAAAGTGGTACTCGCATTAGCCATCGCAACCAGCATAGATGCACTGGCCATTGGTGTCTCATTTGCATTTCTAGGAATGCGAGACTTCTCGGAAATACTGGCACCTATTTCTATTATCGGTTTCGTATCTTTCATTATGTCCCTCATTGGATTACTGTTCGGTATCCGTTTTGGTTGCGGCATTGCACGAAAGCTGCGGGCAGAACTCTGGGGAGGTATTATCCTGATTATCATCGGAACAAAAATATTAATAGAGCACTTGCTCTTCAGTTAA
- a CDS encoding ATP-binding protein, with product MAQFTEEEKIIRRIEKRFSKGVVEYGLIEDGDKILIGLSGGKDSLALVELLAKRVRVFKPRFSVVAVHVVMKNIPYQSDLAYLREYAESWNIPFVLYETEFDASTDMRKSPCFLCSWNRRKALFTVAKEQGCNKIALGHHMDDILETLLMNITFQGAFSSMPPRLIMKKFDMTVIRPMCLIHESDLLELAQIRGYRKQVKNCPYEAQSHRSDMKGILHQLEEMNPEARYSLWGSMANVQEELLPNKIDKLD from the coding sequence ATGGCGCAATTTACTGAAGAAGAGAAGATCATCCGCCGCATAGAAAAGCGGTTTAGCAAGGGAGTGGTGGAATATGGGCTGATAGAGGATGGAGATAAAATCCTCATCGGACTTTCCGGCGGTAAAGACTCTTTGGCGTTGGTGGAATTGTTGGCAAAGCGTGTCCGTGTCTTTAAGCCCAGATTCTCCGTGGTTGCCGTTCATGTGGTTATGAAGAATATACCTTATCAGAGTGATTTAGCCTATTTGCGTGAGTATGCTGAGTCATGGAATATTCCTTTTGTGTTGTATGAGACGGAGTTCGATGCAAGTACGGATATGCGTAAGTCGCCTTGTTTTCTTTGTTCATGGAACCGACGTAAGGCGTTGTTTACTGTTGCCAAGGAGCAAGGTTGTAATAAAATAGCATTGGGACATCATATGGATGATATTCTAGAAACATTATTGATGAATATCACTTTTCAAGGTGCATTTAGTTCCATGCCGCCCCGCTTGATAATGAAGAAGTTCGATATGACGGTTATCCGTCCGATGTGTTTGATACATGAGTCTGATTTGCTGGAACTGGCACAGATAAGGGGATATCGGAAACAGGTGAAGAATTGCCCTTATGAAGCGCAATCTCATCGAAGCGATATGAAAGGTATTTTGCATCAGTTGGAAGAAATGAACCCGGAAGCTCGCTATAGTCTTTGGGGAAGTATGGCAAATGTTCAGGAAGAGCTTCTTCCTAATAAAATTGATAAGTTAGATTAA
- the floA gene encoding flotillin-like protein FloA (flotillin-like protein involved in membrane lipid rafts), whose protein sequence is MNVDTMYLTAFLVIGGIIFIVLFFHYVPFFLWLSAKVSGVRISLVQLFLMRIRNVPPYIIVPGMIEAHKAGLSNITRDELEAHYLAGGHVERVVHALVSASKANIELSFQMATAIDLAGRDVFEAVQMSVNPKVIDTPPVTAVAKDGIQLIAKARVTVRANIRQLVGGAGEDTILARVGEGIVSSIGSSENHKSVLENPDSISKLVLRKGLDAGTAFEILSIDIADIDIGKNIGAALQIDQANADKNIAQAKAEERRAMAVASEQEMKAKAQEARAKVIEAEAEVPKAMAEAFRNGNLGIMDYYRMKNIEADTSMRETIAKPSGNNSNQPLSK, encoded by the coding sequence ATGAACGTAGACACTATGTACCTAACTGCCTTTCTTGTGATAGGAGGCATTATCTTCATCGTACTGTTCTTCCACTATGTTCCTTTCTTCCTATGGTTGTCCGCCAAAGTTTCAGGAGTCAGGATTTCATTGGTGCAATTGTTTTTAATGCGTATCCGTAACGTACCTCCCTACATCATTGTACCGGGTATGATTGAAGCACACAAAGCCGGATTGAGCAACATTACCCGCGACGAGTTGGAAGCTCACTACCTGGCCGGTGGACACGTAGAAAGAGTTGTGCATGCCTTGGTATCTGCCTCTAAAGCTAATATTGAATTGTCCTTCCAGATGGCTACCGCAATCGACCTTGCCGGACGTGATGTGTTCGAAGCCGTTCAGATGTCGGTAAACCCGAAGGTAATTGATACTCCTCCGGTGACCGCCGTAGCAAAAGATGGTATCCAGTTGATAGCCAAAGCCCGTGTAACGGTACGCGCTAATATCCGCCAATTGGTGGGTGGTGCCGGCGAAGACACTATCCTGGCCCGTGTAGGCGAAGGTATCGTATCTTCCATCGGTTCGTCCGAAAACCATAAGTCAGTATTGGAAAATCCGGATTCAATCTCCAAACTTGTGCTCCGCAAAGGTCTGGATGCCGGTACGGCTTTCGAAATCCTGTCTATTGATATCGCTGATATCGATATAGGTAAGAACATCGGTGCGGCTTTGCAGATAGACCAGGCAAATGCCGATAAGAATATCGCCCAGGCCAAAGCTGAGGAACGCCGTGCAATGGCCGTGGCCAGCGAACAGGAAATGAAGGCGAAAGCTCAGGAAGCACGCGCCAAGGTGATCGAGGCGGAAGCCGAAGTACCTAAGGCCATGGCAGAAGCATTCCGTAACGGTAACTTGGGCATCATGGATTATTATCGGATGAAGAACATCGAAGCTGATACTTCCATGCGCGAAACCATAGCCAAACCATCGGGAAACAACTCAAACCAGCCGTTGAGTAAATAA
- a CDS encoding FAD:protein FMN transferase has protein sequence MEKKVQRNFLWIALLVLGTIWILARHNRTQPYYTVNGLIFGTVYNITYQYDGDLKAEIDEELKRFDGSLSPFNDTATITRINRNEDIIPDTFFTNVFRRSMEISKETDGAFDITVAPLANAWGFGFKKGAFPDSAMIDSLLEITGYTKVTLSEEGKVVKQDERMMLSCSAVAKGYAVDVIAQFLAKKGIKNFMVDIGGEIVAQGENPKKDLWRIGINKPVDDSLSINQELQTVLNITDVGIATSGNYRNFYYRDGKKYAHTIDPRTGYPVQHNILSATVVAKNCMSADAYATAFMVMGLEEAERFADAHPDIDACFIYTDENGELQTYYTKGMERFITKK, from the coding sequence ATGGAAAAGAAAGTACAGAGAAATTTCTTATGGATTGCCCTGCTGGTATTGGGAACAATTTGGATACTTGCACGTCATAACCGTACGCAACCTTATTATACAGTCAACGGACTGATATTCGGCACAGTTTATAATATAACTTATCAATATGACGGTGATCTGAAAGCTGAAATCGATGAAGAATTGAAGAGATTTGACGGTTCGCTATCTCCCTTCAATGATACGGCCACAATTACACGAATCAACCGTAATGAGGATATTATACCGGATACCTTTTTTACAAATGTATTCCGCCGTAGTATGGAAATATCTAAAGAAACGGATGGTGCATTCGATATTACAGTTGCTCCACTGGCTAATGCCTGGGGGTTTGGTTTCAAGAAAGGCGCATTTCCCGACTCTGCCATGATAGACAGCTTACTGGAAATTACAGGATATACCAAAGTGACTCTGTCAGAAGAAGGTAAAGTGGTAAAACAAGATGAGCGCATGATGCTCTCATGTAGTGCAGTAGCCAAGGGATATGCAGTGGATGTAATAGCACAGTTTCTTGCAAAGAAAGGCATCAAGAATTTCATGGTAGATATAGGCGGAGAAATCGTAGCGCAGGGAGAAAATCCCAAGAAAGACTTATGGCGTATCGGAATCAATAAGCCCGTTGATGATTCACTATCCATTAATCAGGAGCTACAAACAGTATTGAATATAACGGATGTAGGTATTGCAACCTCAGGCAATTATCGCAACTTCTATTATAGAGACGGAAAGAAATATGCACATACTATAGATCCAAGAACAGGATATCCCGTACAACATAATATCTTATCTGCCACTGTAGTAGCCAAAAACTGTATGAGTGCTGATGCTTATGCCACCGCATTCATGGTGATGGGACTGGAAGAAGCAGAACGCTTTGCTGATGCTCATCCGGATATTGATGCGTGCTTTATTTACACGGATGAGAATGGAGAACTTCAAACATACTATACGAAAGGAATGGAACGGTTTATAACAAAGAAATGA
- a CDS encoding DMT family protein has translation MKGFYTILLLIVSNIFMTFAWYGHLKLQEMKVITNWPLYAIILFSWGIALAEYAFQIPANRIGFLGNGGPFSLMQLKIIQEVVTLIIFTVFTTVLFKGESLHWNHFAAFICLVLAVYFVFYK, from the coding sequence ATGAAAGGTTTTTATACTATTTTGCTTTTAATAGTCTCTAATATCTTTATGACTTTTGCTTGGTATGGTCATCTGAAGCTACAGGAGATGAAAGTGATCACAAATTGGCCGCTTTATGCCATAATCCTATTTTCATGGGGTATTGCTCTTGCGGAATATGCCTTCCAGATTCCAGCCAATCGTATTGGCTTTTTGGGCAATGGCGGGCCTTTCTCATTGATGCAATTGAAGATTATTCAGGAGGTGGTTACTCTTATTATTTTCACAGTATTTACTACTGTACTTTTTAAAGGTGAAAGCCTGCACTGGAATCATTTTGCGGCATTCATTTGCTTGGTATTGGCAGTGTATTTTGTATTCTATAAATGA
- a CDS encoding glycosyltransferase family 2 protein: MDISVVVPLYNEEESLPELYAWIERVMKANGFSYEVIFVNDGSTDRSWQIIEELSRKSDTVHGIKFRRNYGKSPALYCGFEKAQGDVVITMDADLQDSPDEIPELYRMVTEDGYDLVSGWKKKRYDPLSKTIPTKIFNATARKVSGIKNLHDFNCGLKAYKLDVVKNIEVYGEMHRYIPYLAKNAGFKKIGEKVVQHQARKFGKTKFGGLNRFFNGYLDLISLWFLSAFGVKPMHFFGLLGSLMFIFGFISVIIVGITKLYNMYNGMPYRLITDSPYFYLSLTAMIIGTQLFLAGFLGELISRSAPERNKYQIEKTI, translated from the coding sequence ATGGATATTTCAGTTGTCGTTCCTTTATATAATGAAGAAGAATCACTTCCGGAACTGTACGCATGGATTGAACGGGTAATGAAAGCCAATGGTTTTTCATACGAAGTAATTTTCGTAAATGACGGAAGTACCGACCGTTCCTGGCAGATTATCGAAGAACTGAGCAGGAAATCGGACACCGTGCATGGCATCAAGTTCCGCCGTAACTATGGCAAATCGCCGGCATTGTACTGTGGCTTTGAAAAGGCACAGGGAGATGTAGTCATCACCATGGATGCAGATTTGCAGGATAGCCCGGACGAAATACCCGAACTGTACCGCATGGTTACGGAAGACGGCTATGATCTGGTATCCGGATGGAAAAAGAAACGCTACGACCCACTTTCAAAAACCATTCCTACAAAAATATTCAATGCAACAGCTCGTAAAGTGTCGGGCATCAAGAACCTGCACGACTTTAACTGTGGATTGAAAGCCTACAAACTGGATGTGGTGAAGAATATCGAAGTGTACGGCGAAATGCATCGCTATATCCCCTACCTCGCCAAAAATGCCGGTTTCAAAAAAATCGGAGAAAAAGTAGTTCAGCACCAAGCGCGTAAATTCGGAAAGACAAAGTTTGGCGGTTTAAACCGTTTCTTCAATGGATATCTGGATTTGATTTCACTCTGGTTCTTGTCAGCTTTCGGAGTAAAACCCATGCATTTTTTCGGGTTGCTCGGTTCACTGATGTTCATCTTCGGTTTTATTTCAGTGATTATTGTAGGAATTACGAAACTATATAATATGTATAACGGAATGCCTTACCGCCTGATTACGGACTCCCCCTACTTCTACTTGTCACTGACCGCTATGATCATCGGAACTCAACTGTTCCTTGCAGGCTTCCTTGGCGAACTGATTTCGCGTAGTGCTCCTGAACGAAATAAATATCAAATAGAAAAAACAATATAG
- a CDS encoding DUF4199 domain-containing protein yields MTENKGYLQRYAMLFGTYLGGFWILKFILFPLGLTTPFLFFLFAGLTLCVPFMAYYYVRMYRNQVCDGAISFLHAWIFTVFMYMFAALLTAVAHYVYFRFIDQGFVLNTYESLLNSLANHTIPGMDAYVEQFKEIISAMRSLSPTDITMQLMSQNVFYGSLLAIPTALFVMKRPPAEHIGGR; encoded by the coding sequence ATGACAGAGAACAAAGGTTACTTACAACGATATGCCATGTTATTCGGCACTTACCTGGGAGGATTTTGGATTTTGAAGTTCATTTTATTTCCTTTAGGGCTAACTACACCGTTCCTATTTTTCCTCTTTGCAGGACTAACTCTATGCGTGCCTTTTATGGCGTATTATTATGTACGAATGTACCGTAACCAAGTTTGTGACGGTGCCATCAGTTTTCTTCATGCATGGATTTTCACTGTATTTATGTATATGTTTGCCGCATTGCTTACGGCGGTAGCTCATTATGTATATTTCCGTTTTATTGATCAAGGGTTTGTGCTAAACACATACGAAAGCTTACTGAACAGCCTGGCCAACCATACCATACCAGGGATGGACGCTTATGTAGAACAGTTTAAAGAAATTATAAGTGCGATGCGCTCGTTATCTCCAACAGATATCACCATGCAACTGATGTCTCAGAATGTATTCTACGGATCATTACTTGCTATCCCCACCGCCTTGTTTGTCATGAAGCGCCCACCGGCAGAGCATATAGGCGGAAGATAA
- a CDS encoding DUF6048 family protein, translating to MERKILSSFILSLSLAFFLLTGLPVQAQNSNRPPASNPPKKEEKKEADENVFPLYYGMTVSVDLWGIGSKVLGGDFLSSEVAVDVNLKNRFFPIVELGYGSTNAWNDNGTNYKSNAPYFRIGMNYNALYKKKFDNFLFVGLRYAMSSFKYDITALPVTDPIFDGSIGNPNQMDGIWGGSVPFNHKGMKGSMQWFEFCVGIRAHIWKQFYMGWGLRFKFRTSSSTGEYGNPWYVPGFGKYGSNTMGVTYTITYKLPY from the coding sequence ATGGAACGGAAAATCTTAAGCTCTTTTATCCTCAGCCTTAGTCTGGCATTTTTCTTGCTGACAGGGCTTCCGGTACAGGCACAGAACAGCAACCGGCCTCCCGCTTCCAATCCGCCCAAGAAGGAGGAAAAGAAAGAAGCGGATGAGAATGTCTTCCCGCTATACTATGGCATGACTGTCAGTGTGGACCTGTGGGGAATCGGAAGTAAAGTTCTGGGAGGTGATTTCTTAAGCTCGGAAGTAGCTGTTGACGTCAACCTTAAAAACCGTTTCTTCCCAATTGTGGAACTTGGATATGGCAGCACCAACGCATGGAATGATAACGGAACGAATTACAAAAGTAATGCACCTTATTTCCGTATCGGTATGAACTATAACGCTCTTTATAAGAAGAAATTTGATAATTTCTTGTTTGTTGGCTTACGCTATGCAATGAGTAGCTTCAAATATGATATAACAGCTCTCCCTGTGACCGACCCCATTTTTGATGGAAGTATTGGAAACCCCAATCAAATGGACGGTATCTGGGGAGGAAGCGTACCATTCAACCATAAAGGAATGAAAGGTTCGATGCAATGGTTTGAATTCTGCGTCGGCATACGTGCACATATCTGGAAACAGTTCTACATGGGTTGGGGATTGCGCTTCAAATTCCGCACAAGTTCATCAACTGGAGAATATGGTAATCCGTGGTATGTACCCGGATTCGGCAAATATGGCTCCAACACCATGGGTGTAACCTATACAATCACATATAAACTGCCCTATTAA
- a CDS encoding DUF6452 family protein has translation MKKLVKLILLCLIAYPIISIVSSCSEEEDCSMNARPMMECYLYTVDRESKRVFNDTLDSLTITAFDTDSVILNNQKKVHSLSLPLRYTADSTVLIFHYSKDPKIKKDTIIIYQKNTPYFLSMDCGYQMKQSITGGAYSRYLLDSIYIKEKEVSIYGTENLKLFYPQP, from the coding sequence ATGAAAAAATTAGTAAAACTGATATTGCTTTGTCTGATTGCTTATCCCATTATCAGCATCGTTTCTTCTTGTTCGGAAGAAGAAGATTGCTCCATGAATGCACGTCCGATGATGGAATGTTATCTATATACGGTGGACAGGGAAAGTAAAAGAGTGTTCAACGATACACTTGACTCGCTGACTATTACAGCATTCGATACAGACTCCGTCATTCTTAACAATCAGAAGAAAGTGCATTCGCTATCATTGCCTCTGCGCTATACAGCAGATTCTACCGTATTGATATTTCACTATAGCAAAGATCCCAAGATTAAAAAAGATACTATTATTATCTACCAAAAGAATACGCCCTATTTCCTGTCAATGGATTGCGGCTATCAGATGAAACAAAGCATCACAGGCGGAGCATACAGTCGCTATCTACTTGACTCCATATATATTAAAGAAAAAGAAGTAAGCATTTATGGAACGGAAAATCTTAAGCTCTTTTATCCTCAGCCTTAG
- a CDS encoding tetratricopeptide repeat protein — protein sequence MKKRYILLLLFCLVLIGASAQTLEQAKAFYNKGQYEKAKPVFKKFVKTQPANGNCNLWYGVCCLETGEPDVALKYLETAVKKRIPSGQLHLARNYNDLYRFEDAIKCYEEYISDLSKRKRSTAEAEKLLEKSKTNLRMLKGIEEVCIIDSIVVDKDRFLEAYKISPESGKLLTYNDFFQNKEEIEATVYETELGNKIYYGERQPDGKLSILSRNKMQGEWSKGSLLPGSINDSVNANYPYVLTDGATIYYAADGENSIGGYDIFVTRYNTNTNTYLTPENVGMPFNSPYNDYMFAIDEFNNLGWFASDRYQPEGKVCIYVFIPNSSKRVYNYEAMDKKKAVRLAQIHSLKDTWVDQNTVSDAKRRLQAAISEKPQTERSYDFEFVIDDHTTYYQWSDFKSPQAKSLFSKYRQLEKSFRQQQNKLEEQRSLYSRAKESDKAKLTPAILDLEKQIKQLSGELEKAAIEVRNTEKQSFK from the coding sequence ATGAAAAAGAGATATATTTTACTCCTTCTATTTTGTCTTGTATTAATCGGTGCATCAGCACAGACGTTGGAACAAGCTAAAGCTTTTTACAACAAAGGGCAGTACGAGAAAGCCAAACCTGTTTTCAAAAAATTCGTCAAGACACAACCGGCAAACGGAAATTGCAATTTATGGTACGGTGTATGCTGCCTGGAAACAGGAGAGCCTGACGTAGCTCTGAAATATCTGGAAACAGCCGTTAAAAAACGTATCCCGAGCGGACAGCTGCATCTGGCACGAAATTATAACGACCTGTATCGTTTTGAAGATGCCATCAAGTGTTACGAAGAATATATCAGTGACCTTTCCAAACGAAAAAGATCTACCGCAGAAGCTGAAAAACTTCTAGAAAAAAGCAAGACCAATCTCCGCATGCTGAAAGGCATCGAAGAAGTATGCATCATCGATAGTATCGTAGTGGATAAAGACCGCTTTCTGGAAGCTTATAAAATAAGTCCGGAATCTGGTAAATTACTTACGTACAACGATTTTTTCCAAAATAAAGAAGAAATAGAAGCTACCGTATACGAAACGGAACTTGGTAATAAGATTTATTACGGTGAACGCCAGCCTGATGGCAAACTCAGTATCCTTTCCCGTAACAAAATGCAAGGCGAATGGAGTAAAGGCAGCTTATTACCCGGTAGCATCAATGACTCCGTCAATGCCAATTATCCTTATGTATTGACTGATGGTGCAACTATCTACTATGCCGCTGACGGTGAGAATTCAATAGGTGGATACGACATATTCGTTACCCGCTATAATACAAATACCAACACCTATCTGACCCCGGAGAATGTGGGCATGCCATTCAATTCTCCCTATAACGACTACATGTTTGCCATCGATGAATTCAACAACCTCGGATGGTTTGCTTCCGATCGGTACCAACCGGAAGGAAAAGTATGTATTTACGTATTTATTCCCAACTCTTCCAAAAGAGTGTATAACTACGAAGCAATGGACAAGAAAAAAGCTGTCCGACTTGCTCAAATTCACTCCCTGAAAGATACTTGGGTAGACCAGAATACAGTATCTGATGCCAAACGCCGTCTGCAAGCCGCTATCAGTGAAAAGCCACAAACTGAACGGAGCTATGACTTTGAATTTGTAATTGATGACCACACCACGTATTATCAATGGAGTGATTTCAAATCACCTCAAGCCAAGAGCTTGTTCAGCAAATACCGCCAGTTGGAAAAAAGCTTCAGACAACAGCAAAACAAATTGGAAGAACAACGCTCCTTGTACTCCCGTGCCAAGGAAAGCGATAAAGCCAAACTGACTCCCGCCATACTCGACCTGGAAAAGCAGATAAAACAATTATCAGGTGAATTGGAAAAAGCCGCCATTGAAGTGCGTAATACAGAAAAACAATCCTTTAAATAG
- a CDS encoding NfeD family protein — protein MDILIIIVLIVAAVILFLVELFVIPGISIAGILAGACMIYANYYAFAYLGTTAGFITLGVSAIACIGSLILFMRSKTLDKVALKKNITSKVDRTAADQVKVGDTGVAITRLALIGNAEIDGNIVEVKSMDGFLNEKTPIIVNRITDGVIMVEKKKD, from the coding sequence ATGGACATACTTATCATCATTGTACTCATTGTTGCGGCGGTTATCCTATTCTTGGTAGAACTGTTCGTCATCCCGGGCATCAGTATAGCCGGAATCCTGGCCGGAGCTTGCATGATCTATGCCAACTATTATGCCTTTGCCTATCTGGGTACAACGGCTGGTTTCATCACGCTCGGTGTATCGGCAATAGCCTGCATAGGCTCATTGATACTCTTCATGCGCTCCAAGACCTTGGATAAAGTGGCGTTGAAGAAGAATATCACATCGAAGGTAGACCGTACGGCTGCGGATCAAGTAAAAGTAGGCGATACGGGTGTGGCCATTACACGCCTGGCACTGATCGGCAATGCCGAAATAGACGGCAACATCGTGGAAGTGAAATCCATGGACGGATTCCTGAATGAAAAAACCCCTATCATTGTAAACCGTATAACGGACGGCGTTATCATGGTAGAAAAGAAAAAAGACTAA
- a CDS encoding nucleoside phosphorylase codes for MKKYFASSELIINDDGSVFHLHVKPEWLAGKVILVGDPGRVALVGSHFENKECEVESREFKTITGTYKGKRITVISTGIGCDNIDIVMNELDALANIDFNTREEKPQLRQLELVRIGTCGGLQPNTPVGTFICSQKSIGFDGLLNFYSGRNEVCDLPFERAFLNHMGWSGNMCAPAPYVIDANAELIERIAGDNMVRGVTIAAGGFFGPQGRELRIPLADPKQNEKIENFEYNGYRITNFEMESSALAGLSRLMGHKATTVCMVIANRLIKEANTGYKNTIDTLIKTVLDRI; via the coding sequence ATGAAAAAGTATTTTGCATCCTCCGAACTTATTATCAATGATGACGGTTCAGTTTTTCATCTGCACGTAAAGCCTGAGTGGCTGGCAGGCAAAGTAATCCTGGTGGGCGACCCGGGCAGAGTGGCACTGGTAGGCTCACACTTTGAAAATAAAGAATGTGAAGTGGAAAGCCGCGAGTTCAAAACCATTACAGGTACCTACAAGGGCAAACGTATCACGGTGATTTCTACGGGAATTGGTTGCGACAACATCGATATTGTGATGAATGAACTGGACGCCTTGGCCAACATCGACTTCAACACACGTGAAGAAAAGCCCCAACTTCGCCAGTTAGAACTGGTACGCATCGGTACTTGTGGCGGTTTGCAACCGAATACGCCCGTAGGTACATTTATCTGCTCGCAAAAGTCCATTGGTTTCGATGGCCTGCTGAACTTCTATTCAGGGCGCAATGAAGTGTGCGACTTGCCATTTGAACGTGCATTCCTGAACCACATGGGATGGTCGGGGAATATGTGCGCACCTGCTCCGTACGTAATCGACGCCAATGCCGAACTGATAGAGCGCATTGCCGGAGACAATATGGTACGCGGTGTAACAATTGCCGCCGGTGGTTTCTTTGGCCCGCAAGGACGTGAACTACGCATTCCGCTGGCCGACCCGAAACAGAATGAAAAGATCGAGAACTTTGAATACAATGGCTATCGCATTACGAACTTCGAGATGGAAAGCTCCGCACTGGCCGGTTTAAGCCGCTTGATGGGACATAAGGCGACCACGGTATGCATGGTCATAGCCAACCGGTTGATTAAAGAAGCCAATACAGGCTACAAGAATACGATTGATACTTTGATAAAAACTGTACTGGACAGAATTTAA